A single Fodinibius saliphilus DNA region contains:
- a CDS encoding peptidase domain-containing ABC transporter translates to MWLKERKVGIKQHDITDCGAACLASVAAHYDLKLPIARIRQYASTDKKGTNVLGMIEAAEELGFSAKGVKGEFDSLFKIPTPTIAHVVVKEVLHHYVVIYEANDTHIVVMDPQDGKLHEIPHEEFKEQWTGVLVLLMPDDDFQTGDEKVSILSRLWFLLKPHKKVLGQALFGAALFTIIGLSTAIFVQLILDHVIPDGNENLLNLLGIGMVVLLLLQIFIGATKTVFTLKTGQLIDARLILGYYKHLLKLPQRFFDSMRVGEIISRINDAVKIRTFINDVSINLAVNIFVVLFSFGLMFTYFWKLGLVMLAIIPVYVLVYFITNKINKKTQREVMENAADLESQLVESLNSVSTIKQFGLEDYANIKTEGRFVKLLKSIYQSGLNSVFAGNASTFTSRTFTIILLWLGAYYVMDNTITTGELMSFYAVIGYFTGPAEKLIGMNKTIQDALIAADRLFEIMDLEKEEEGQQMELNPESTGDIIFEEVHFRYGSRVTVFEDLNLTIPKGKITAFVGESGSGKTTIINILQKLYPLDDGKVMIGDINLDYITNESLRDNISVVPQDIDLFAGNVIDNIAVGKFNPDMEKIIEICKQLKIMQFIEDLPNGFETYLGENGASLSGGQKQRIAIARALYQEPEVLIMDEATSSLDSSSEQHVQRTIELLTEQDKTIILIAHRLSTVFQADKICVLDEGQIVEQGTHQELMEQEEAYYKLWQKQFPILNGKPLSQLDQTVN, encoded by the coding sequence ATGTGGCTTAAAGAACGCAAGGTTGGCATCAAACAACACGATATAACTGATTGTGGAGCAGCTTGTTTAGCATCAGTTGCAGCACACTATGATCTAAAGTTACCTATTGCACGAATTCGTCAGTATGCCTCTACTGACAAAAAAGGGACAAATGTATTAGGCATGATAGAAGCTGCTGAAGAACTTGGCTTCTCGGCCAAGGGAGTAAAAGGAGAGTTTGACAGCCTCTTTAAAATTCCTACCCCTACCATTGCTCACGTAGTCGTAAAGGAAGTTCTCCACCATTATGTGGTTATTTATGAGGCAAACGATACCCATATTGTGGTTATGGACCCACAAGATGGAAAACTTCATGAAATACCTCATGAAGAGTTTAAGGAACAGTGGACCGGCGTTTTGGTTTTACTGATGCCTGATGATGACTTTCAAACGGGTGATGAGAAAGTATCTATACTTAGCCGACTTTGGTTTTTACTGAAGCCCCATAAAAAGGTACTGGGACAAGCCCTATTTGGTGCGGCATTATTTACTATCATTGGTTTATCCACGGCCATCTTTGTACAACTTATCCTTGACCATGTTATCCCCGATGGGAATGAAAACTTGCTCAACCTACTGGGTATAGGGATGGTGGTGTTACTATTATTACAAATCTTTATCGGTGCTACCAAAACCGTTTTCACTCTCAAAACCGGTCAGCTCATTGATGCACGGCTTATTTTAGGATACTATAAACATCTACTCAAACTTCCACAACGCTTTTTTGACTCCATGCGTGTTGGTGAAATCATATCCAGAATCAATGATGCCGTAAAAATTCGGACATTCATCAATGATGTTTCCATTAACCTGGCTGTAAATATATTTGTAGTACTCTTCTCTTTCGGCCTTATGTTTACTTACTTCTGGAAACTGGGTCTGGTAATGCTCGCAATCATCCCCGTTTATGTACTTGTTTACTTCATTACCAATAAAATTAATAAGAAAACGCAACGCGAGGTGATGGAAAATGCAGCTGATCTGGAATCTCAGCTGGTAGAATCGTTGAACTCCGTTTCTACTATTAAACAGTTTGGACTTGAAGACTATGCAAACATCAAAACAGAAGGGCGATTTGTTAAATTATTGAAATCGATTTACCAGTCCGGTTTAAACTCGGTTTTTGCAGGTAATGCCTCTACCTTCACTTCAAGAACATTTACAATCATCCTACTCTGGTTGGGTGCCTATTATGTAATGGATAACACTATTACCACCGGAGAGCTTATGTCTTTCTATGCTGTAATCGGATACTTTACAGGACCTGCAGAAAAACTTATCGGCATGAACAAAACCATACAGGATGCCTTAATTGCCGCTGACCGCCTTTTCGAAATTATGGATTTGGAAAAAGAAGAGGAAGGCCAACAAATGGAATTAAATCCTGAATCCACCGGTGATATCATATTCGAGGAGGTTCATTTCCGGTATGGTTCTCGAGTTACTGTATTTGAAGATCTAAATCTTACTATTCCCAAAGGAAAAATTACGGCCTTTGTCGGAGAAAGCGGATCCGGTAAAACAACCATTATTAATATTCTCCAAAAACTGTACCCTTTGGATGATGGAAAGGTAATGATTGGAGATATAAACCTAGACTATATAACAAATGAGAGTCTCCGAGATAACATATCTGTAGTTCCCCAAGATATTGACCTCTTTGCCGGAAACGTTATTGACAATATTGCAGTGGGAAAGTTTAACCCCGATATGGAGAAAATCATCGAGATTTGTAAACAGCTAAAAATAATGCAATTCATTGAAGATCTCCCCAACGGCTTTGAAACATATCTTGGAGAAAATGGAGCCAGTCTATCTGGCGGACAAAAGCAGCGCATTGCCATAGCAAGAGCCCTTTATCAAGAACCTGAAGTTTTAATCATGGATGAAGCTACCTCCTCTCTGGACTCCTCCTCTGAACAGCATGTTCAACGAACGATAGAACTTTTAACCGAACAGGATAAAACTATCATTCTTATTGCACATCGCTTGAGTACCGTCTTTCAGGCAGATAAAATATGTGTCTTGGATGAAGGGCAAATTGTGGAGCAAGGTACCCATCAAGAACTTATGGAGCAGGAGGAAGCCTATTACAAACTCTGGCAAAAACAGTTTCCCATTTTAAACGGAAAACCTTTATCACAATTAGATCAAACCGTCAACTAA